In Silene latifolia isolate original U9 population chromosome X, ASM4854445v1, whole genome shotgun sequence, the following proteins share a genomic window:
- the LOC141620468 gene encoding protein ULTRAPETALA 2-like, whose product MTTSKERMVKIFGFEVPAPGGSNEDKRNEIIAPSTIQICHFDEEELAGIDVTKRGLDFIEVDCGCTDQRYGDSVGKLRIYTDGKLEVTCSCYPGCKLVNVHPMLFEKHARTIGVGRWKSNVWVRVQGLKTSLQKTNLLKYFLGVHPKRNNARRGFVHQDEFMTCTKCGKVRRFERRNQHQCWVYHQAYLARNQWTCLHYPRNSCFCESRIPRISNTELMWIRMNCDMRDEREAKKNARKCPRNKNNGGSCLGCTKCVCFGCTMCRFEDCPCRTCVDYVMNAPGSSS is encoded by the exons ATGACAACGTCCAAAGAACGTATGGTCAAGATTTTTGGTTTTGAAGTTCCTGCACCAGGAGGATCAAATGAAG ACAAGCGAAATGAGATAATAGCACCTTCTACAATCCAGATTTGTCATTTCGACGAGGAAGAACTGGCAGGAATAGACGTAACAAAAAGAGGCCTCGACTTCATTGAAGTCGATTGCGGATGTACAGACCAACGATATGGGGACTCGGTCGGTAAACTCAGAATTTATACTGACGGCAAACTGGAGGTAACTTGTTCCTGCTACCCTGGTTGCAAATTAG tGAATGTACACCCAATGTTGTTCGAGAAACATGCGAGAACAATAGGGGTAGGTAGATGGAAGTCTAATGTATGGGTTCGAGTTCAAGGATTGAAAACATCGTTGCAAAAAACTAATCTCCTCAAGTACTTTTTGGGTGTGCACCCAAAACGTAATAACGCTCGACGTGGTTTTGTCCACCAAGATGAGTTCATGACTTGCACTAAATGTGGTAAGGTGCGTCGTTTCGAACGTCGAAACCAACACCAATGTTGGGTTTACCATCAGGCTTATTTAGCTCGGAATCAGTGGACTTGCTTGCATTATCCTCGTAATAG CTGCTTTTGTGAATCTCGTATTCCAAGGATATCTAACACAGAACTAATGTGGATTAGGATGAACTGCGACATGAGGGATGAAAGGGAAGCAAAGAAAAATGCGAGGAAATGCCCTAGGAATAAGaataatggaggaagttgtttGGGTTGCACAAAGTGTGTATGCTTTGGTTGCACCATGTGCCGTTTTGAAGACTGCCCTTGCCGTACTTGTGTTGACTACGTCATGAATGCACCAGGTTCTTCATCTTAG